In Dehalococcoidia bacterium, a single window of DNA contains:
- a CDS encoding enoyl-CoA hydratase-related protein produces the protein MEYQDLIYETSDHIATITLNRPDRLNAISIPMLVSLSAALRDADRDPEVRVIVITGAGRGFCAGLDLKGGFGGDGERVIGAGGRFDLAGSPPIVLHTTDKPVVCGLNGAAVGYGFDLAMLCDIRIASDRARLGAIFTQRGILPESGGTWILPRLLGWARASELVFRGGILSAEEALAIGLVNKVVPHEELAAEVRTWASEIAANAPMSVQGAKRLMRLGLEESFEANVHHAYLQLVPLFNSEDFREGVQAFLERRKPEFKGR, from the coding sequence ATGGAGTACCAGGACCTGATCTACGAGACCAGCGACCACATCGCCACCATCACCCTGAACCGTCCCGACAGGCTCAACGCCATCTCGATACCGATGCTCGTCAGCCTCTCCGCCGCCCTCCGCGACGCCGACCGCGACCCAGAGGTGCGTGTCATCGTCATCACCGGCGCCGGACGGGGCTTCTGCGCCGGACTCGACCTCAAGGGCGGCTTCGGAGGTGATGGCGAGCGTGTAATCGGCGCGGGCGGCCGCTTCGACCTTGCCGGCAGCCCGCCCATAGTCCTCCATACCACCGACAAGCCCGTCGTTTGCGGGCTGAACGGCGCTGCTGTGGGCTACGGATTCGACCTGGCGATGCTCTGCGACATACGCATCGCCTCTGACCGGGCGAGGCTGGGCGCCATCTTCACCCAGCGCGGCATCCTGCCCGAGAGCGGCGGCACCTGGATACTGCCCCGGCTCCTGGGTTGGGCCAGGGCGTCAGAGCTCGTGTTTCGGGGCGGCATTTTGAGCGCCGAAGAGGCGCTGGCCATCGGCCTCGTCAACAAGGTCGTGCCCCACGAAGAGCTTGCCGCCGAAGTGCGGACCTGGGCCTCGGAGATCGCCGCCAACGCGCCGATGTCAGTGCAGGGCGCGAAGCGGCTCATGCGTCTGGGGTTGGAGGAGAGCTTCGAGGCGAACGTCCATCACGCCTACCTGCAGCTCGTGCCCCTCTTCAACAGCGAGGACTTTCGCGAGGGGGTGCAGGCGTTCCTGGAGAGGCGGAAGCCGGAGTTCAAGGGTCGCTAG
- a CDS encoding GH1 family beta-glucosidase: MPTVEFPRDFTWGCATSAYQIEGAWNEDGKGESIWDRFSHDPGRIKDGDTGDVACDHYHRYKEDVALMKELGLKAYRFGISWPRVFPEGKGLLNEKGLDFYRRLIDELLAAGITPLPTLYHWELPQALQDVGGWANRDVAGYFADYCATVVDRLGDRVDAWLIFNEPFVFTILAYLTGAMAPGIRDTALALQTSHIANLAQGLAVKAVRATGKAKSVSSAFSMSGFTPQTDSEEDRQAAERFHAFTNVWFLEPALNGRYPDAYPRALDPERLAVRPGDMETIRADLDFIGINLYTRTVVAADPDDPNLGLRRVPQEGAEQMDNGWEVYPEAIHQVITRIWNDYRLPIVITENGCAFNDGPDESGAVSDDRRVSLLQRYIAQVGRAIQEGADVRGYFHWTLTDNFEWIQGLSQRFGLIYVDFATQQRIIKKSGYWYRDLIRSNRIEY; this comes from the coding sequence ATGCCAACCGTAGAATTCCCCCGGGACTTCACGTGGGGATGCGCCACCTCCGCCTATCAGATCGAGGGCGCCTGGAACGAGGACGGCAAGGGCGAATCGATCTGGGACCGCTTCTCCCACGATCCCGGCCGCATCAAGGACGGCGACACCGGCGACGTGGCCTGCGACCACTACCACCGCTACAAGGAAGACGTGGCGCTCATGAAGGAACTGGGGCTGAAGGCGTACCGCTTCGGCATTTCCTGGCCGCGCGTCTTCCCCGAGGGCAAAGGCCTGCTTAACGAGAAGGGGCTCGATTTCTACCGCCGTCTCATCGATGAGCTGCTGGCTGCGGGCATCACGCCCCTGCCGACGCTCTACCACTGGGAGCTGCCGCAGGCGTTGCAGGACGTCGGCGGGTGGGCGAACCGGGACGTCGCCGGCTACTTCGCCGACTACTGCGCCACCGTGGTCGACCGCCTTGGCGATCGCGTCGACGCGTGGCTCATTTTCAACGAGCCCTTCGTCTTCACCATCCTCGCCTATCTCACAGGCGCGATGGCCCCCGGCATCCGCGACACTGCCCTTGCATTACAAACGAGCCACATCGCGAACCTGGCGCAGGGGCTGGCGGTGAAAGCGGTGCGCGCGACGGGCAAGGCGAAATCGGTAAGCTCCGCCTTCAGCATGAGCGGCTTCACTCCTCAGACCGATTCAGAGGAAGACCGGCAGGCCGCCGAACGCTTTCATGCTTTCACCAACGTATGGTTCCTGGAGCCCGCCCTGAACGGACGCTACCCCGACGCCTACCCGCGCGCACTTGACCCCGAACGCTTGGCCGTCAGGCCCGGAGACATGGAAACAATACGTGCCGACCTCGACTTCATCGGCATCAACCTGTACACGCGCACCGTCGTCGCCGCCGACCCGGATGACCCGAACCTGGGGCTGCGCCGCGTCCCGCAGGAGGGCGCGGAACAGATGGACAACGGCTGGGAAGTGTACCCCGAAGCGATCCACCAGGTGATAACGCGCATCTGGAACGACTACCGGTTGCCCATTGTGATAACGGAAAACGGCTGCGCGTTCAACGACGGGCCGGACGAGAGCGGCGCGGTCTCCGACGACCGCCGCGTCAGCCTGCTCCAGCGCTACATCGCTCAGGTGGGACGGGCCATCCAGGAGGGCGCCGATGTCCGCGGCTACTTCCACTGGACGCTGACCGACAACTTCGAGTGGATACAGGGGTTGAGCCAGCGATTCGGCCTGATTTATGTCGACTTCGCGACGCAGCAGCGCATCATCAAGAAGAGCGGCTACTGGTACCGCGACCTCATACGGTCGAATCGCATCGAGTACTGA
- a CDS encoding RNA polymerase sigma factor, whose protein sequence is MMSSVQRSDAELVRLSLQGQSEAFGSLYDRYFPALYDFLRRTMRNADEAADLVQETFLKAMENLPALSSPASFKSWLFSIAHHQALNRLERQKRIATPPAEDGDGEDGGLSDPLLSQVDTDRLVDPEQAAQAHETADLVWEAAKSLDPRTYAVLDLHVRQGLESAEIAEVLGVSKGNAYTMLNRMKKSVEEAIGAFLLARRGSRECERLREILSAFVIPPITPGVRRAVDRHVRGCDVCERTRRRLLSPLEVLGAFACVPAPVGLKERVWGELERQWPGVAASYSAQQSAAPGGRGGGDDGWRRLLGGGRRRRGFAALVVAAVIAFVPVFFFAPSLWSGEGASPTATPTATSRPTRTPTPLPTKTRTPSPSPSPRGEPTATPAAAAIDTPIPSPTLPAATPTLLPTAAPTSTAAPPPTATPTPSPFPTITATPTPTPTPTQTPTITPPLL, encoded by the coding sequence ATGATGTCGTCCGTCCAGCGAAGCGACGCCGAGCTCGTGAGGCTGTCACTGCAGGGGCAGAGCGAAGCCTTCGGCAGCCTCTACGACCGCTACTTCCCCGCCCTCTACGACTTCCTTCGCCGCACGATGCGGAACGCGGACGAGGCGGCCGACCTTGTTCAGGAAACGTTCCTCAAGGCGATGGAGAACCTCCCTGCCCTCTCCAGTCCCGCGAGCTTCAAGAGTTGGCTCTTCTCCATCGCCCACCACCAGGCTCTGAACCGCCTCGAACGGCAGAAGCGTATCGCGACGCCCCCGGCCGAGGATGGCGACGGAGAAGATGGCGGGCTGTCGGACCCGCTGCTGTCTCAGGTGGATACCGACCGGCTGGTGGACCCGGAGCAGGCGGCGCAGGCGCACGAGACCGCCGACCTGGTCTGGGAAGCGGCGAAAAGCCTCGACCCCCGCACCTACGCCGTCCTCGATCTACATGTGCGCCAGGGGCTGGAGAGCGCCGAAATCGCGGAGGTGCTGGGCGTGAGTAAGGGGAACGCCTACACCATGCTCAACCGGATGAAGAAGTCGGTGGAGGAGGCCATCGGCGCCTTCCTGCTCGCTCGGCGCGGCAGCCGGGAGTGCGAGCGATTGCGCGAAATCTTGTCCGCCTTCGTGATTCCACCCATCACGCCCGGAGTCCGCCGCGCCGTCGACCGTCATGTCCGCGGCTGCGACGTCTGCGAGCGCACGCGGCGCCGTCTCCTCTCGCCGCTGGAAGTGCTGGGCGCCTTCGCGTGCGTGCCCGCGCCCGTAGGGCTCAAGGAGCGGGTGTGGGGGGAGCTCGAGAGGCAGTGGCCGGGCGTCGCTGCTTCGTACTCTGCTCAGCAAAGCGCGGCCCCGGGCGGCAGAGGCGGCGGCGACGATGGCTGGAGGCGTCTCCTCGGCGGGGGCCGGCGACGCCGGGGCTTCGCGGCGCTCGTCGTGGCCGCCGTTATCGCCTTCGTGCCGGTCTTCTTCTTCGCGCCGTCGCTCTGGTCGGGGGAGGGCGCTTCGCCGACGGCGACCCCGACGGCGACGTCGAGGCCCACGCGGACGCCGACGCCGCTTCCAACGAAGACGCGGACGCCGTCGCCCTCGCCTTCCCCGAGGGGCGAACCCACGGCGACTCCTGCCGCTGCTGCCATCGACACGCCTATCCCGTCCCCGACTCTGCCCGCTGCAACGCCGACGTTACTACCCACGGCCGCACCGACGTCCACTGCCGCGCCTCCGCCCACCGCGACGCCCACGCCTTCGCCCTTCCCAACGATTACCGCAACGCCGACACCTACGCCGACGCCGACACAGACGCCCACAATCACTCCCCCGCTCCTATAG
- a CDS encoding procyclic acidic repetitive family protein, giving the protein MKGIATVSGLVLLVTAAFFATNVDTASAGPPLPFDIEDILEIPLDDPPPVEPDIGALLSVCDANPFICGEMIDLCALNPDLCEDGAEPVPGIEPAGFCELHPDLCGGILDICVINPALCDVDEPDDADEPEPVDEPELVDDPEPADEPAPADEPEPADEPGPADDPEPADGPDPADDSGPADEPDGETAGGLPSAGNGGSQNRIAGVDNSILLLVGMSLGGMALAWLFVLVSMRRVRADR; this is encoded by the coding sequence ATGAAAGGCATAGCAACGGTCAGTGGTCTCGTCCTCTTGGTGACGGCGGCGTTCTTCGCGACGAATGTGGACACGGCATCCGCCGGCCCGCCGCTGCCGTTCGATATCGAGGACATACTGGAAATCCCGCTCGACGACCCGCCTCCCGTGGAGCCGGATATCGGCGCTCTGCTTAGCGTCTGCGATGCCAACCCCTTCATCTGCGGCGAAATGATCGACCTCTGCGCGCTGAACCCCGATCTGTGCGAGGACGGCGCGGAGCCCGTCCCGGGGATCGAGCCCGCGGGCTTCTGCGAGCTGCATCCCGACCTGTGTGGGGGCATCCTCGACATCTGCGTCATCAACCCTGCCCTCTGTGACGTGGACGAGCCGGACGACGCCGATGAGCCCGAGCCCGTTGATGAGCCTGAGCTCGTTGACGACCCCGAACCCGCTGACGAGCCAGCGCCCGCTGACGAGCCCGAGCCTGCCGATGAGCCCGGGCCCGCCGACGACCCTGAGCCCGCTGACGGACCTGACCCTGCGGACGACTCAGGGCCCGCTGATGAGCCGGACGGCGAAACCGCTGGCGGCCTGCCCAGCGCCGGCAACGGCGGCAGCCAGAACCGGATTGCGGGCGTGGACAACAGCATCCTCCTGCTGGTGGGCATGAGTTTGGGTGGCATGGCGCTCGCCTGGCTGTTCGTCCTGGTGTCGATGCGGCGGGTGCGCGCCGACCGGTAG
- a CDS encoding heterodisulfide reductase-related iron-sulfur binding cluster, which yields MPSREHLWNIHFGDLVYPIGFLVIAIIAFAIYRRVRLWTLGRSDDRLSNLPGRFWNVFVKTKADALWHQRIMRSPYAGVMHALIFGGFGLLLIGTSLDALNTHVYHFLEGNLYLGFSLATDTGGLLALAGIGMAAYRRYVLKPSKLNNVLDDAMALSLLALILVTGFMVEGLRIAETELEAHPGWAPWSPIGFVFAQAFSPLSESATVYIHQALWWGHMGISFGGMVYVFLSFTKLAHILTAPLNMFLRSQNGRGVLQPIDLEAEEIGTLGAAKLQDFTWKDLLDLDACTRCGRCQDVCPAARTGKALSPKNVIQELKAHMLEQGPALTHKGNGHKDEEAAKTLIGETISEDELWACTTCGACEEVCPVYIEPIRKMIEMRRNLVLEQGNIPATMMASLRSTQDRGHPWKGASASRTDWASGLSVENISNNGDSGLLFWVGCTEGVQETTMNIPIALAKVFERAGVQISFLGHEESCCGHFARRMGDEYLFQCQARQNIETLQRHNVKKIVTACPHCYHTLKYEYPQFGGEFEVVHHTEFILQLIEEGKLRFTNEMNKTVAYQDPCYLGRYHGIYEAPRKILAAIPGVKVVEMESCGANSLCCGAGGGRMWMEEEPEQRVNIMRSKEAVATKADMVITACPFCLQMFKDGLGGLGLEEPPEVLDLVELLERATSVPAPPAKVAPTEAGVADEALTEVGGN from the coding sequence ATGCCCTCGAGAGAACACCTCTGGAACATCCACTTCGGAGACCTTGTCTACCCGATCGGGTTCCTGGTAATCGCGATAATCGCCTTTGCCATCTATCGGCGCGTCCGGCTATGGACGCTGGGCAGGTCGGATGACAGGCTGAGCAACCTTCCGGGCAGGTTCTGGAACGTCTTCGTCAAGACGAAGGCGGACGCCCTCTGGCATCAGCGGATCATGCGTTCCCCCTATGCAGGAGTGATGCACGCGCTGATCTTCGGCGGCTTCGGTCTGCTCCTCATAGGCACCTCTCTGGACGCGCTGAACACGCACGTCTACCACTTCCTGGAAGGGAACCTGTATCTGGGCTTTTCCCTGGCCACGGATACGGGAGGGTTGCTCGCGCTTGCCGGCATCGGCATGGCCGCTTACCGCCGATACGTTCTCAAGCCTTCGAAATTGAACAACGTGCTCGATGACGCCATGGCACTGTCGCTGCTGGCGCTGATCCTCGTGACGGGCTTCATGGTAGAGGGCCTGCGAATCGCAGAGACTGAACTCGAGGCGCACCCCGGCTGGGCCCCCTGGTCGCCCATCGGGTTCGTCTTCGCGCAGGCTTTCAGCCCCCTCAGCGAGAGCGCGACGGTATACATCCACCAGGCCCTCTGGTGGGGTCACATGGGCATATCTTTCGGCGGCATGGTCTACGTGTTCCTCAGCTTCACGAAGCTCGCGCACATCCTTACCGCTCCTCTCAACATGTTCCTCCGCTCACAGAACGGACGCGGCGTATTGCAGCCGATAGATCTCGAAGCGGAAGAGATCGGGACGCTGGGAGCGGCGAAGCTGCAGGACTTCACGTGGAAGGACTTGCTCGACCTCGACGCCTGCACCCGCTGCGGCAGGTGCCAGGATGTATGCCCGGCGGCACGGACCGGCAAGGCCCTCTCGCCGAAGAACGTGATCCAGGAGTTGAAGGCCCACATGCTGGAGCAGGGCCCGGCGCTGACGCACAAGGGCAACGGCCACAAGGACGAAGAGGCGGCAAAGACGCTCATCGGCGAGACCATCAGCGAGGACGAGTTGTGGGCGTGCACGACATGCGGCGCCTGCGAAGAGGTGTGCCCCGTCTACATCGAACCGATCCGCAAGATGATCGAGATGCGCCGCAACCTGGTCCTGGAGCAGGGGAATATACCGGCGACGATGATGGCAAGCCTCCGTTCCACGCAAGACCGCGGACACCCCTGGAAAGGCGCCTCCGCCTCGCGTACGGACTGGGCGAGCGGGCTTTCCGTCGAAAACATATCGAACAACGGCGACTCCGGACTGCTGTTCTGGGTCGGTTGCACGGAAGGTGTGCAGGAGACGACGATGAACATCCCCATCGCCCTGGCGAAGGTCTTCGAGAGGGCCGGCGTGCAGATAAGCTTCCTCGGCCACGAGGAGTCGTGCTGCGGCCACTTCGCGCGGAGGATGGGTGACGAGTACCTGTTCCAGTGCCAGGCGCGGCAGAACATAGAGACGCTGCAGCGCCACAACGTCAAGAAGATAGTCACCGCCTGCCCACACTGCTACCACACGCTGAAGTACGAGTACCCGCAGTTCGGCGGCGAGTTCGAGGTGGTGCATCACACAGAGTTCATCCTGCAACTGATCGAGGAAGGCAAGCTGCGGTTCACAAACGAGATGAACAAGACGGTCGCTTACCAAGACCCCTGCTACCTTGGCCGCTACCACGGGATCTACGAGGCGCCGCGCAAGATCCTCGCGGCGATACCGGGGGTCAAAGTGGTGGAGATGGAGAGCTGTGGCGCGAACAGCCTCTGTTGCGGCGCGGGCGGCGGCCGGATGTGGATGGAAGAAGAGCCGGAGCAGCGGGTGAACATCATGCGGTCCAAGGAGGCCGTGGCGACGAAAGCGGACATGGTAATAACAGCCTGCCCCTTCTGTCTACAGATGTTCAAGGATGGCCTGGGCGGTCTCGGACTGGAAGAGCCGCCGGAGGTCCTTGACCTGGTAGAGCTGCTGGAGCGTGCAACATCGGTGCCAGCACCTCCAGCCAAGGTTGCGCCGACGGAGGCCGGAGTGGCCGACGAGGCCCTCACGGAGGTCGGCGGCAACTAA
- a CDS encoding recombinase family protein, which yields MTTMSYRHEGTPGTVPEGCRAAGYVRQDFGEMGKKWTRPDSQKARISSCAEAHGWELACLYEDIGWTGECLNRPGLVSLLGNLDFQVLIVDRTDRLACRKEDLDFLLALLEERGVTCVPATWSWEPLSQYMRWWYRSRGNPVYAQLDGEPAKVK from the coding sequence ATGACAACGATGAGCTACCGCCACGAAGGTACTCCGGGAACCGTTCCGGAGGGCTGCCGCGCTGCCGGCTACGTCAGGCAAGACTTCGGGGAGATGGGGAAAAAGTGGACGCGGCCCGACAGTCAAAAGGCGAGGATCTCCAGCTGCGCCGAGGCGCACGGATGGGAGCTCGCTTGCCTGTATGAGGACATCGGCTGGACCGGCGAGTGCCTCAACAGGCCGGGGCTCGTTTCCCTGCTCGGCAACCTCGACTTCCAGGTGCTGATCGTAGACCGCACCGACCGGTTGGCCTGCCGCAAGGAGGACCTGGACTTCCTGCTCGCTCTGCTTGAGGAGCGGGGTGTCACCTGCGTGCCTGCCACCTGGTCGTGGGAGCCGCTCTCCCAGTACATGCGCTGGTGGTACCGCAGCAGGGGAAACCCGGTGTACGCGCAGCTCGACGGCGAGCCGGCGAAGGTCAAATAG
- a CDS encoding response regulator transcription factor produces MEKIRIILADDHTLVREGTRERLEREDDFQVVGEASNGEEAVRLVTQLKPDVAIVDIAMPRLNGIDATKQIKEAHPATAVLVLSAYDNDQYIYAVLEAGASGYLLKNVQGRQLVDAIHDVHAGEVVLDPHVARKVVRWFSSLSKGERMEKLPEHFSDRELEVLKLAAKGMSNKEIAAELSLSVRTVQSHLANIFDKLGVNSRTEAVLCALKEGWISLDHVS; encoded by the coding sequence ATGGAGAAGATCCGCATCATCCTGGCCGACGATCATACGCTCGTCCGAGAGGGCACCAGGGAGCGCTTGGAGCGGGAGGACGACTTTCAAGTCGTGGGCGAGGCGTCGAATGGGGAGGAAGCCGTCAGGCTCGTTACCCAACTCAAGCCGGACGTTGCGATCGTCGATATCGCAATGCCAAGGCTGAACGGCATCGACGCGACCAAACAGATCAAGGAGGCCCACCCGGCGACAGCCGTCCTCGTCCTCAGCGCCTACGACAACGACCAGTACATCTACGCCGTTCTCGAGGCCGGCGCCAGCGGGTATCTGCTAAAGAACGTTCAGGGCCGCCAGCTCGTCGACGCCATCCACGACGTGCACGCGGGCGAGGTCGTGCTCGACCCCCACGTCGCCCGCAAGGTCGTCCGCTGGTTCTCGTCCCTCAGCAAGGGCGAGCGGATGGAAAAGCTGCCGGAGCACTTCAGCGACCGCGAGCTGGAAGTGCTCAAGCTGGCGGCGAAGGGCATGAGCAACAAGGAGATCGCGGCTGAGCTTTCCCTGAGCGTGCGGACCGTTCAGTCGCACCTCGCAAACATCTTCGACAAGCTGGGAGTGAACTCCCGCACTGAGGCAGTCCTATGCGCTCTGAAAGAGGGCTGGATATCTCTGGACCACGTCTCCTGA
- a CDS encoding PAS domain S-box protein, producing MRPEAGQPAAWTGRLLQALKEPHFWIIVFIISCGTILYYADSLPLVDELESGLRVDFARRSVHRILSILPVAYAAFVFGLPGGFLTTIAISGLLLPRVFFAAEAEEAVIEVAAFAFIGGFVTWLIDVQNREKSQHRRTIASLEWAQRELRSHIQAVENEERRLSAINAVLSVVAEPLELREIFTLALQKVMDVMRVEKSLLFLLDEQRRQLTLEAYQGVSREFAAQVATMKMGEGLNGKVAETGEPLVVKEGATSPALRTEAGRRENIQAQLIVPMKSKGKVLGTFCAATSGPRDFDAAEIELAGSIANAIAVVIENARLHQKERETYEMLRQSEENYRGLFETATEAIFVHSLDGKIIAANRACEKLTGYTREEMVGMDIATFLVPKNFKEQQEIIERELAGEPTEGPYELRLRRRDGNEAIVELMPSLVMRAGEPVGMQAIVRDVTEQRRMQENLRYYVSQVLQAQESERLRIARELHDDTAQALTGISRRLDMLASASKEIPPEIAGRLEELREQTDTVLDGVRRFSQDLRPPVLDDLGLLPALKWLVIALEEQDGIASNIRMLGEPRRLPHETELALFRIAQEALNNVRKHAQASAVELIVDFRDHQLRLAVADNGKGFDVPQSKSAAASGKLGLIGMEERARLLGGTLEIRSRPGEGTTIEVSVPG from the coding sequence GTGCGACCTGAGGCGGGCCAGCCCGCGGCCTGGACGGGGCGGCTCTTGCAGGCCCTGAAGGAGCCGCACTTCTGGATCATCGTATTCATCATCTCCTGCGGCACCATCCTCTACTATGCCGATTCTCTTCCTCTTGTTGACGAGCTCGAGTCCGGTCTCCGCGTCGACTTCGCCCGGCGTTCCGTACACCGCATCCTCTCCATCCTGCCTGTGGCCTACGCGGCTTTCGTCTTCGGCCTGCCGGGCGGCTTTCTTACCACCATCGCCATCTCCGGGCTGCTGCTGCCGCGGGTCTTCTTCGCGGCGGAAGCGGAAGAAGCGGTGATAGAGGTGGCCGCCTTCGCCTTCATCGGCGGCTTCGTCACCTGGCTTATCGACGTGCAAAATCGGGAGAAGTCGCAGCACCGGCGGACCATCGCTTCGCTGGAGTGGGCGCAGCGGGAACTCCGCTCGCACATTCAGGCGGTGGAGAACGAAGAGAGACGGCTCTCCGCCATCAACGCCGTCCTGAGCGTCGTCGCCGAGCCGCTCGAGCTGCGCGAGATCTTCACGCTGGCGCTGCAAAAAGTGATGGACGTCATGCGGGTGGAGAAGTCGCTCCTCTTCCTCCTCGACGAGCAAAGGCGTCAGCTCACGCTTGAAGCCTACCAGGGCGTTTCCAGAGAGTTCGCCGCCCAGGTCGCCACGATGAAGATGGGCGAGGGACTGAACGGCAAGGTAGCGGAGACCGGGGAGCCCCTCGTTGTCAAGGAAGGGGCGACAAGCCCCGCCCTCCGCACGGAGGCCGGCCGGCGGGAGAACATCCAGGCGCAACTCATCGTGCCCATGAAATCCAAGGGCAAGGTCCTCGGCACTTTCTGCGCCGCGACCAGCGGCCCGCGCGACTTCGACGCCGCTGAGATAGAGCTTGCCGGTTCCATCGCCAACGCCATCGCCGTCGTGATCGAGAACGCGCGCCTCCACCAGAAGGAGCGGGAGACTTACGAGATGCTCCGCCAGTCGGAAGAGAACTATCGCGGCCTGTTCGAGACGGCGACGGAAGCCATCTTCGTCCATAGCCTGGACGGCAAGATCATCGCCGCCAACCGCGCCTGCGAGAAGCTGACCGGCTACACCCGCGAGGAAATGGTGGGCATGGATATCGCCACTTTCCTCGTGCCGAAGAACTTCAAAGAACAACAGGAGATCATCGAGCGCGAGCTTGCCGGCGAGCCCACTGAAGGCCCCTACGAGCTGCGTTTGCGCAGGCGGGACGGCAACGAGGCGATCGTCGAGCTTATGCCCAGCCTCGTGATGCGCGCCGGCGAGCCCGTAGGCATGCAGGCCATCGTCAGGGACGTCACGGAGCAGCGGCGGATGCAGGAGAACCTGCGTTACTACGTGTCCCAGGTGCTCCAGGCGCAGGAGAGCGAGCGGCTGCGCATCGCCCGCGAGCTGCACGACGACACCGCTCAGGCCCTCACCGGCATTTCTCGCCGCCTCGACATGCTGGCGTCGGCGAGCAAAGAGATCCCGCCGGAAATCGCGGGCCGCCTCGAAGAGCTGCGCGAGCAGACGGACACCGTCCTCGACGGCGTGCGGCGCTTCAGCCAAGACCTCCGCCCACCCGTGCTCGACGACCTCGGCCTGCTCCCTGCCCTCAAGTGGCTCGTTATCGCCCTGGAGGAGCAGGACGGAATCGCCTCCAACATCCGCATGCTGGGGGAGCCGAGGCGCCTGCCGCACGAAACGGAGCTTGCGCTCTTCCGCATAGCGCAGGAGGCCCTGAACAACGTGCGCAAGCACGCACAGGCGTCGGCCGTCGAACTCATCGTCGACTTCCGTGACCATCAGCTCAGATTGGCGGTCGCCGACAACGGCAAGGGCTTCGACGTTCCCCAGAGCAAGAGCGCCGCCGCCAGCGGCAAACTGGGGCTCATCGGTATGGAAGAGCGCGCGCGGCTCCTCGGCGGGACGCTGGAGATCCGCTCGCGGCCCGGCGAAGGTACAACCATCGAAGTGAGTGTCCCCGGCTAG